One part of the Streptomyces sp. NBC_00286 genome encodes these proteins:
- a CDS encoding response regulator transcription factor, whose translation MPHNVLLAEDDRAIRHALERALPLEGYEVTAVADGVEALAQAHRSPPDVLVLDVMMPGIDGLQVCRVLRAEGDRTPILMLTARVETADRIAGLDAGADDYVVKPFDVDEVFARLRALLRRTDLAVGVPEEQQRMPGAQVAVAGLRIDPPARRVWRGEREIDLTRTEFDLLELLARNAGIVLDHSTIYDRIWGYDFGPGSKNLAVYVGYLRRKLDEPGASALIHTVRGVARGRVSSIRVMVGFQACGALGRPG comes from the coding sequence GTGCCCCACAACGTGCTGCTCGCCGAGGACGACCGTGCCATCCGCCACGCTCTGGAACGTGCCCTGCCCCTTGAAGGGTACGAGGTGACGGCCGTCGCCGATGGCGTGGAGGCTCTCGCGCAGGCCCATCGCAGTCCGCCGGACGTCCTCGTGCTCGACGTGATGATGCCGGGCATCGACGGCCTCCAGGTGTGTCGCGTGCTGCGTGCCGAGGGCGACCGTACGCCGATCCTGATGCTCACCGCGCGCGTGGAGACCGCCGACCGCATCGCCGGCCTGGACGCCGGAGCGGACGACTACGTCGTCAAACCCTTCGACGTCGACGAGGTGTTCGCCAGACTGCGCGCACTGCTGCGACGTACGGACCTTGCCGTCGGCGTACCCGAGGAACAGCAACGCATGCCCGGCGCCCAAGTCGCGGTGGCGGGGCTGCGGATCGATCCTCCGGCTCGGCGCGTCTGGCGCGGGGAGCGTGAGATCGACCTCACCCGCACGGAGTTCGACCTCCTGGAACTCCTCGCCCGCAACGCCGGCATCGTCCTCGACCACTCCACGATCTACGACCGCATCTGGGGCTACGACTTCGGCCCCGGCTCCAAGAACCTCGCCGTGTACGTCGGTTACCTGCGGCGCAAGCTCGACGAGCCGGGCGCGTCCGCCCTGATCCACACGGTGCGGGGCGTGGCACGTGGTCGCGTTAGCTCGATTCGTGTGATGGTCGGCTTTCAGGCTTGCGGTGCTCTAGGCCGACCGGGTTAA
- a CDS encoding MalY/PatB family protein → MLPKTTPDATPATLAAPTHPGAHPNPLGQLSLDELRRRTSMKWRTYPEDVLPLWVAEMDVPLAEPVARALTDAIALGDTGYPAGTAYAEALAEFAGKRWGWDDFAVERTAIVPDVMLGIVEMLKLVTGPGDPVVVNCPVYPPFYQFVRHMDRTVVEAPLGEDGRLDFAELESAFDRVTEGGRRRAAYLLCNPHNPTGTLHTTDELTTVARLSHTYGIRVVADEIHAPLVSPGARFVPYLTVPGGENAFSLMSASKAWNLAGLKAALAIAGPDAAAELAELPEEVSHGPSHVGILAHTAALRDAGPWLDALLLGLDENRRLLSDLLAEHLPSVGYAPSESTYLAWLDCRSLPLGDDPASAFLERGRVALNSGIPFGTGGAGHVRLNLATSAELLTEAVRRMARALA, encoded by the coding sequence ATGCTGCCTAAAACCACCCCTGACGCCACTCCAGCCACTCTCGCCGCTCCCACGCACCCGGGCGCCCACCCCAACCCGCTCGGCCAGCTCTCCCTCGACGAACTCCGCCGCCGTACGAGCATGAAATGGCGCACCTATCCGGAGGACGTACTGCCCCTCTGGGTGGCCGAGATGGACGTCCCGCTCGCCGAGCCGGTCGCGCGTGCCCTCACGGACGCGATCGCGCTCGGCGACACGGGCTATCCGGCCGGGACGGCGTACGCGGAGGCGCTGGCGGAGTTCGCCGGGAAGCGGTGGGGGTGGGACGACTTCGCCGTGGAGCGTACGGCGATCGTGCCGGACGTGATGCTGGGCATCGTCGAGATGCTGAAGCTGGTGACGGGGCCGGGAGACCCGGTGGTCGTCAACTGCCCGGTCTACCCGCCGTTTTACCAGTTCGTACGGCACATGGACCGCACCGTCGTCGAGGCCCCGCTGGGCGAGGACGGCCGCCTGGACTTCGCGGAACTGGAGTCCGCCTTCGACCGGGTCACCGAGGGCGGCCGACGCCGGGCCGCGTATCTGCTCTGCAACCCGCACAATCCCACCGGCACGCTGCACACCACCGATGAACTGACCACCGTGGCACGGCTTTCCCACACGTACGGCATACGCGTGGTGGCCGACGAGATCCACGCCCCGCTCGTGTCGCCGGGCGCCCGCTTCGTCCCGTATCTGACGGTCCCCGGCGGCGAGAACGCCTTCTCCCTGATGTCCGCCTCCAAGGCCTGGAACCTGGCGGGCCTGAAGGCGGCCCTGGCCATCGCGGGCCCCGACGCGGCCGCGGAACTGGCCGAACTCCCCGAGGAGGTCAGCCACGGCCCCAGCCACGTGGGCATCCTGGCCCACACGGCGGCGCTCCGTGACGCGGGCCCTTGGCTGGACGCCCTGCTACTGGGCCTCGACGAAAACCGCCGGCTGCTTTCCGACCTCTTGGCCGAGCATCTGCCTTCCGTGGGCTACGCCCCCTCCGAGTCCACCTACCTCGCCTGGCTGGACTGCCGGTCCCTGCCCCTCGGCGACGACCCGGCGTCCGCCTTCCTGGAACGGGGCCGAGTCGCCCTGAACTCCGGCATCCCCTTCGGCACGGGCGGCGCCGGACACGTACGCCTGAACCTGGCGACGTCTGCGGAACTGCTCACGGAGGCGGTGCGACGGATGGCGCGGGCGCTGGCTTGA
- a CDS encoding DUF2252 domain-containing protein, which yields MADQVSGRLPEERAARGRAARADAPRSAHAAYQPSAKRPDPVDTIEAQSAARLPELVPIRYGRMLESPFRFYRGAAAIMAGDLADTPRSGITAQLCGDAHLLNFRLLASPERHLVFDINDFDETLPGPWEWDVKRLAASLAIAGRENGYTDAERTLVVQTTVRSYRERMRHFADLGNLAVWYTQADADALRALADRRLGARGRERTRRAMAKARSRDSLQAFEKLTRVADGRRRITPDPPLIVPLQDLLPGVEREALEERLRELIERYSHTLQSDRRHLLRQYRVVDMARKVVGVGSVGTRCWIILLLGRDDEDPLLLQAKEADRSVLAPYAGTSAYDNQGQRVVAGQRLMQAAGDIFLGWERVTGIDGRQRDFYVRQLRDWKGIAEPQLMVPKDMRAFGELCGATLARAHARSGDRIAIAAYLGAGDVFDRALTEFAESYADQNERDHQTLTDAVRTGRVHAQNA from the coding sequence ATGGCTGACCAGGTCAGCGGGAGGCTTCCGGAGGAGCGGGCGGCGCGGGGCCGGGCGGCGCGTGCGGACGCGCCGCGCTCCGCTCACGCGGCGTACCAGCCCTCGGCGAAGCGACCGGACCCGGTGGACACCATCGAGGCGCAGTCGGCCGCCCGGCTGCCGGAACTCGTGCCCATCCGGTACGGGCGGATGCTGGAGTCCCCCTTCCGCTTCTACCGGGGTGCCGCCGCCATCATGGCCGGTGACCTGGCCGACACTCCCCGCTCGGGAATCACCGCGCAGCTCTGCGGGGACGCGCATCTGCTGAACTTCCGGCTGCTCGCCTCGCCCGAGCGGCATCTGGTGTTCGACATCAACGACTTCGACGAGACCCTGCCCGGCCCCTGGGAGTGGGACGTCAAGAGGCTGGCCGCCAGCCTGGCCATCGCCGGACGCGAGAACGGCTACACGGATGCCGAGCGGACCTTGGTCGTACAAACCACCGTACGGTCCTACCGCGAGCGGATGCGCCACTTCGCCGACCTGGGCAACCTCGCCGTCTGGTACACCCAGGCCGACGCGGACGCGCTGCGGGCACTGGCGGACCGGAGGCTGGGAGCGCGGGGCCGTGAGCGTACCCGGCGGGCCATGGCCAAGGCCCGCAGCCGCGACAGCCTCCAGGCCTTCGAGAAGCTGACGCGGGTGGCCGACGGCCGGCGCAGGATCACCCCCGACCCGCCCCTGATCGTGCCGCTGCAGGACCTGCTGCCGGGCGTCGAGCGTGAAGCGCTGGAGGAGCGGCTGCGCGAACTGATCGAGCGGTACAGCCACACCCTGCAGTCCGACCGCCGCCATCTGCTGCGTCAGTACCGGGTCGTCGACATGGCCCGCAAGGTCGTCGGGGTCGGCAGCGTCGGCACCCGCTGCTGGATCATCCTGCTGCTCGGCAGGGACGACGAGGATCCGCTGCTGCTGCAGGCCAAGGAAGCCGACCGGTCGGTGCTGGCCCCGTACGCCGGGACTAGCGCCTACGACAACCAGGGCCAGCGGGTCGTCGCCGGGCAGCGCCTCATGCAGGCCGCCGGCGACATCTTCCTCGGCTGGGAACGCGTCACCGGCATCGACGGACGCCAACGCGACTTCTACGTACGCCAGTTGCGGGACTGGAAAGGCATCGCCGAACCCCAGCTCATGGTCCCCAAGGACATGCGCGCCTTCGGTGAACTCTGCGGCGCCACCCTCGCCCGCGCCCACGCCCGCTCCGGAGACCGCATCGCCATCGCCGCATACCTGGGCGCCGGAGATGTCTTCGACCGTGCGCTCACCGAGTTCGCCGAGAGCTACGCGGACCAGAACGAACGCGACCATCAGACACTTACCGACGCCGTACGTACCGGCCGGGTCCACGCCCAAAACGCGTAG